A segment of the Candidatus Andeanibacterium colombiense genome:
CGATGCTTGGGCTGCTCGCCGCCTCGCTGGTCGCGATCTTCACCACCTTCGGCATCCTCGCCTCGCTCGCGTTCGAGACGTTGCGGTTCTTCAACCTCGTCAATCCGCTCGATTTCCTGTTCGGCACCAATTGGAGCCCCGATCCGATGTCCGCTCCGACCAGCGGGGTCGAGCATAATTACGGCGCGGTCCCTCTGTTCTGGGGAACGGTCTATATCGGGGTGGTGATCGCGATGATCGTCGCGATCCCGCTCGGGCTGATGAGCGCGATCTACCTCACCCAATATGCGACCCCGCGGGTCCGCAAATGGATGAAGCCGCTGCTTGAGATCCTCGCCGGCGTGCCGACCGTGGTCTATGGCTATTTCGCCGCGCTGACCGTCGCCCCGCTGGTGCGCGACGCGGCGCAGATGATCGGCATTTCCGGCGCATCGAGCGAAAGCGCGCTCGCGGCGGGCCTCGTGATGGGGATCATGATCATTCCGTTGGTCTCTTCGATGGCGGACGACAGCATTGCGGCGGTGCCGCAGGCAATGCGCGATGGCAGCCTCGCGCTCGGCGCGACCAAATCGGAAACCATCCGCCGGGTGATAGTGCCCGCCGCCCTCCCCGGCATCGTCGCGGGGATCATGCTCGCGGTCAGCCGCGCGATCGGCGAGACGATGATCGTCGTGATGGCCGCCGGCCGCACCGCGCGCCTTTCGCTCGATCCGCTCGACGGCATGACCACCGTCACCGCCCAGATCGTCGCGCTGCTGACCAGCGAGGGCACGCCCGACCACCCCGCCACGCTTTCCGCCTATGCGCTCGGCTTCGTGCTGTTCATCGTCACCCTGGCGCTGAACTTCGTCGCGCTGCGCGTCGTCAAGAGGTTCCGCGAAGCCTATGAGTGAGGCCGTGCCTTCTCCCGCAGCCCCCCCGGCCCGGAATGCCGAGCGCATCGCCGCGCGGCTGAAGGCCCGGCATCGCGCCGAAGCCCGCTTCCGCGCACTCGGCCTCGGCGCGGTCGTGTTGTCGGCGCTGGTGCTCGCGCTGCTGCTATTCACAATGACCTCCAACGGCCTCGGCGGCTTCACGCGGAACGAATTGCGCTTCCCGATCGACCTGACCACCGGCGTGCTCAATATCCAGTCAGCCCAGATCGAAGGGACCGATGCGGTTCAGGCACTCGACACCGCCGCACTGAAGGACGTGGTCGAGCTTTCGGCCGAGAAAGCGCTCGGCGAACAGGCTTCGGGCGAGCTGGCCACCACTGCTTGGCGCGAAGTGGCGCAGCAGATCATTGCCGATCCCACACTGCTGTCGCGGCGCTTCGACGTGTCGGTTCCGGTGAGCGACGCGATGGCCAAGGCGCTGCGCGGCGAAGGCGATCCGCAGCTCGGCCTCCTGGCACGGAAGTTGAAGCAGGAGGGCAAACTCCACCGCGCGCTCGATATCGGCTTCCTGACCCGCTCCGACGCCACCAGCCCGCAGCAGGTCGGCATCTGGGGCGCGCTCAAGGGCTCTATCCTGACGATGCTGGTGACGCTGGGCGTGGCCTTCCCGGTCGGGGTCGCGGCGGCGGTCTATCTCGAGGAATATGCGCCGAAAAACCGCTGGACCGATCTGATCGAGGTCTCGATCAACAACCTAGCCGCGGTCCCTTCGATCATCTTCGGCCTGCTCGGCCTCGCGGTGTTCCTGTGGATATTCCCCTATTACCGCTCAGCCCCGCTGATCGGGGGGCTCACCCTGGCGCTGATGACAATGCCGGTGATCGTGATCTCTGGCCGCAATGCGATCAAGGCTGTCCCGCCGTCGATCCGTGACGGGGCGCTCGCGATCGGCGCGTCGCCGATCCAGGTGGTGTTCCATCACGTGTTGCCGCTCGCACTACCCGGCATCCTTACCGGTACCATCATCGGCATGGCCCGCGCCTTGGGCGAAACCGCGCCGCTGCTGATGATCGGGATGCGCGCCTTCGTCGCGACCCCGCCCGGCAGCTTCACCGAGCCCGCGACCGCGCTGCCGGTGCAGATCTATCTGTGGTCCGACGAAATCGACCGCGGTTTCGTCGAGCGGACATCCGCCGCGATTATCGTGCTATTGATCTTCCTGCTGGTGATGAATGGCCTCGCCATCTACCTGCGCAACCGTTTCGAGAAGACCTGGTGACCAACGAAGAAACCCGAGCAAACACCATGAAGATGAGCGCCGACAAGGTCTCGGTCTATTACGGTGAGAAGAAGGCGCTCGACGAGGTCTCGATCGAGATCCCGAGCGAGTTCGTCACCGCCTTCATCGGTCCGTCGGGCTGCGGCAAATCGACCTTCCTGCGCACGCTCAACCGCATGAACGACACGATCGCCAATGCGCGTGTCGAAGGCGAGATCATGCTCGACGGCGAGGATATCTACAAATCGGGCATGGACGTGGTCCAGCTACGCGCGCGGGTCGGGATGGTGTTCCAGAAGCCCAACCCATTTCCCAAGTCGATCTACGAGAACATCGCCTACGGCCCCAAGATCCACGGCCTCGCTGAAAGCCGCGCCGATCTGGACGCGGTGGTCGAACGCTCGCTGCGCCGCGCCGGCCTGTGGGACGAGGTCAAGGATCGCCTGGCCGACAGCGGCACCGCGCTCTCGGGCGGCCAGCAGCAGCGTCTGTGCATCGCGCGCGCGATCGCGGTCGATCCCGAAGTGATCCTGATGGACGAGCCCTGCTCGGCGCTCGACCCGATCGCCACCGCGCGGATCGAGGAGCTGATCGACGAATTGAAAGGCCGCTTCGCGATCGTGATCGTGACCCATTCGATGCAGCAGGCTGCGCGCGTTTCGCAGCGTACGGCTTTCTTCCACCTTGGAAAAATGGTCGAGTACGG
Coding sequences within it:
- the pstA gene encoding phosphate ABC transporter permease PstA, producing MSEAVPSPAAPPARNAERIAARLKARHRAEARFRALGLGAVVLSALVLALLLFTMTSNGLGGFTRNELRFPIDLTTGVLNIQSAQIEGTDAVQALDTAALKDVVELSAEKALGEQASGELATTAWREVAQQIIADPTLLSRRFDVSVPVSDAMAKALRGEGDPQLGLLARKLKQEGKLHRALDIGFLTRSDATSPQQVGIWGALKGSILTMLVTLGVAFPVGVAAAVYLEEYAPKNRWTDLIEVSINNLAAVPSIIFGLLGLAVFLWIFPYYRSAPLIGGLTLALMTMPVIVISGRNAIKAVPPSIRDGALAIGASPIQVVFHHVLPLALPGILTGTIIGMARALGETAPLLMIGMRAFVATPPGSFTEPATALPVQIYLWSDEIDRGFVERTSAAIIVLLIFLLVMNGLAIYLRNRFEKTW
- the pstC gene encoding phosphate ABC transporter permease subunit PstC — translated: MSPVIPILFALGLGLSGWLAARARADGFRRALPGSRLASLPQQHGWYVALWAAVPALLFAAVWAAISPDLVLAHVLADPAAAKLPAFGFQRETILAEARALADGTIKIGFNPLSKPLVAPYRAALGHFGTIGLAATILLGLAGGGFAFSRIRPDFAARGKVERAAMLGLLAASLVAIFTTFGILASLAFETLRFFNLVNPLDFLFGTNWSPDPMSAPTSGVEHNYGAVPLFWGTVYIGVVIAMIVAIPLGLMSAIYLTQYATPRVRKWMKPLLEILAGVPTVVYGYFAALTVAPLVRDAAQMIGISGASSESALAAGLVMGIMIIPLVSSMADDSIAAVPQAMRDGSLALGATKSETIRRVIVPAALPGIVAGIMLAVSRAIGETMIVVMAAGRTARLSLDPLDGMTTVTAQIVALLTSEGTPDHPATLSAYALGFVLFIVTLALNFVALRVVKRFREAYE
- the pstB gene encoding phosphate ABC transporter ATP-binding protein PstB, which gives rise to MKMSADKVSVYYGEKKALDEVSIEIPSEFVTAFIGPSGCGKSTFLRTLNRMNDTIANARVEGEIMLDGEDIYKSGMDVVQLRARVGMVFQKPNPFPKSIYENIAYGPKIHGLAESRADLDAVVERSLRRAGLWDEVKDRLADSGTALSGGQQQRLCIARAIAVDPEVILMDEPCSALDPIATARIEELIDELKGRFAIVIVTHSMQQAARVSQRTAFFHLGKMVEYGHTSDIFTNPREERTKDYITGRYG